Proteins encoded together in one Bradyrhizobium sp. CB82 window:
- a CDS encoding CaiB/BaiF CoA-transferase family protein, whose product MSKISSELPLAGIKIVDLTQVQFGPSATQVLGDFGAEIIKIERPGHGDISRSLDPFVEPGGQSTNFLALNRNKRSVAVDITKPAGAELLRRLAQKADVLVHNFRPGVLERLDLGYEVLSSLNPRLIFAAGSGFGLTGPLAGKPGQDLLAQSLSGLAMRNPDREGRPQLHPTAIADFTAGMLLAQGLLLALFHRERTGRGQSLHVSLLDTLLAMQLQEATQWMLRQKEINWLKLYPMRIFRTKDGAITVVAVFRPNPIADICSALELDDITQNPAFSTREVQMKNIEQLETILGVGFARFTTGECIERLERKDVLCAPVLSIDEALAHPQTVENGMIIELPDPTYGTIRTTANPVHLSSVPDIAKGPCPLLGEHTVAVAQDAGFGEEEIRQMLEAGVLQQA is encoded by the coding sequence GTGTCGAAGATAAGCAGTGAGCTGCCGCTTGCAGGGATCAAGATTGTAGATTTGACGCAAGTGCAGTTCGGCCCGTCGGCAACCCAGGTCTTGGGGGATTTTGGCGCAGAGATAATCAAGATCGAACGCCCCGGACATGGCGACATAAGCAGATCACTCGACCCCTTTGTCGAGCCCGGCGGACAAAGTACAAACTTCCTTGCGTTGAATAGAAACAAGCGAAGTGTCGCGGTCGATATCACCAAACCAGCGGGCGCGGAGCTTCTGAGGCGCCTGGCACAGAAGGCCGACGTTCTGGTTCACAATTTTCGCCCCGGAGTTCTCGAACGTCTCGATTTAGGATACGAAGTTCTATCCTCGCTCAACCCGAGACTTATTTTCGCCGCCGGTTCGGGGTTCGGTTTAACAGGTCCTCTCGCCGGCAAACCCGGTCAAGACTTGCTCGCCCAATCCCTATCGGGTTTGGCTATGCGCAATCCGGACCGCGAAGGCCGGCCGCAATTGCATCCGACTGCCATTGCGGACTTCACGGCTGGAATGCTGCTTGCACAGGGTCTCTTACTGGCTCTCTTCCATCGCGAAAGAACCGGTCGCGGGCAGAGCCTCCATGTTTCCTTGCTCGACACTTTGCTGGCGATGCAATTGCAGGAAGCGACGCAATGGATGCTACGCCAGAAGGAAATTAACTGGCTGAAGTTATACCCGATGCGAATTTTCCGCACCAAGGACGGCGCGATAACCGTCGTTGCAGTATTTCGTCCGAACCCCATTGCTGACATATGCTCCGCGCTCGAACTCGACGATATCACGCAGAACCCCGCTTTCAGCACGCGTGAGGTTCAGATGAAGAACATCGAACAGCTCGAGACAATACTGGGCGTCGGATTTGCTCGCTTCACGACGGGCGAATGCATCGAACGGCTTGAGAGGAAGGACGTTCTCTGCGCCCCGGTCCTGAGTATCGACGAGGCTCTCGCGCATCCGCAGACTGTCGAGAACGGCATGATCATCGAATTGCCCGATCCCACCTACGGAACGATACGAACGACCGCGAATCCGGTCCATTTGTCCAGCGTGCCGGACATCGCGAAAGGGCCTTGCCCATTGCTCGGCGAACACACCGTAGCGGTGGCGCAGGATGCTGGATTCGGCGAAGAAGAAATCCGGCAAATGCTCGAAGCCGGAGTGCTCCAGCAAGCCTGA